GGAGCCGTTGGGGCCGGCAAAATTCGCCGGGATCCATTCTTTCAATTCGGAGACGGCGGGATCGGCCAGCAACTGCTTGTAGGCGCGTGCCGGCAGCGAAATGGTGCAGACGCTTTTCAAGGCCTCGGCGACAAGCGCCGGATCGGGTGCGACATAACTCGCGTCGATCGTCATGCGGCGAATGGCGGCAAGCTGGTGCTCTTCGGCGTTGGGCGTCGGGAAGGGCGCGACGGGCGCGAATTCAGGCAGGTCGTTGACCCACCAGCTCTGGGCGAAATCCGCGTCCATCTGGGAAAGGCCGGTCATCATGCGGTAGGTCTTGAGCGCCCCGAGCATGAATTCCGGATCGCGGACCTGGCGCCACATGGTCGTTTCAAGCAGGGCGACCATGCGTGGTTCGAGGATGTTGCGCAGGGCGTGGTTGTAGCTGTCGGCCTGGGCCCGCAGCAGCTCCGGCGAGGCTGTCGGACCAACCAGGTCGCGAATGCCGCTGGGTGGTGGCGTTCGCGCATTGGTGACCTCGTCCATCGCAGCCAGTGCCACATCGATGTCGGGCGCGTCGACAGGGGCTGGAGCCGCTGCGAATGGTGCAAGCGGCGCCTGCAGCGCCTCCAGCTGGCCGGCCTGGGCGGCGATGGCATTGCGGTTGTCGTAGTAGGACAGACCGAACAGCGCTCCGGCGAGCAGCACCGCAGCGCCGGAGGCTGCAGCAGCGCCGCGCCAGATCCAGGTCCGGCGGCGTTGTGCCAGGGGGTCGAACATGCCGAGCCCGGCTTCCCTGAAGATCACTTCGGTGAGCAGGTTCTTGAGGAAGAAGCTGCGCTTTTCGACGCGCGGCGACGACATGGCACGACGCGGCGGCAACCCGAACGAGGAGGACAGCGCGGCGGTGAGCCGGTCGATGGGCGCGCCTTCCTGCGTGGCCGATGTCAGGTAGACGCCGCGCAGCCAGGCGCTGTCTTCATAGCGGCTTTCGCCGAAGATCTGTTCGACGAGCAGACGGATGGGTTCGGACAGGCTTTCGACCTGGGCCGGGAACCTGAAGATTTCGGCGCGTGCGGCGAGGCTGTCTTCGTCCTCGAGGCGAGGGACGAGGCGCCGCTCGAGCTCGGTCGCCAGCAGCGAGATCTCGCTTGCGACCATCTTGCCGTCGACACGTGCGTCCGGCGCGAATGTCGTACCCCAGACCTGCTCGCGGGCTGAAGTCGACAGTCCGCCGAAGAAGGGCTCGAAGCCCTTGATCAGGTCGGCCTTGGTCAGCATCAGATAGACCGGGAGCCGGATTTCGAGGCGTTCGTTCAGTTCGGCAAGGCGGCGGCGGATCTTGCGGCCATGTGCCTTGATGGCTTCGTCACCCTCCGAGAACGCATCGATCGACTGCGCGACGATGACGCCGTTCAAGGCGCGCCGGCCGCGATGTTTCTTCAAAAGGTCGAGGAAACCGAGCCATTCGGCGGCGTCGACATCGGGTTGGCTTTCCTGCTGCACGTAGCGGCCGGCGGTGTCGATCAGCACCGCGTGTTCGGCAAAGAACCAGTCACAGTTGCGGGTGCCGCCAACGCCCTGGATGTCGTCGGTGAGGTCGATCGGGAAATTCAGCCCGGACTGGCGCAAGGCCGTGGTCTTGCCGGTGGCCGGTGGTCCGACGATGACGTACCATGGCATGTCGCGCAGCAGCTTGCGGCCACCGAGCTTGCGCCGTTTCATCTCGTCCATCAGCCCCTGGAACTTCGCACCGACGGCGGCAACGCTCTGCTCGCCCGCCGTCAGCGGCTTTTCGACCGGGGCCGCGGCGATCTCGGCGACGAACATGCGATTGGCGCGGATGGCGCGGCGCTGCGCCAGGATCAGCCAGATCAACCACAGGATGACAAGGCCAGCGATCAACGCCATACGCACCGTTTCGGACGCGAACGGCGTGCTCTGGCCGACCGCGACGATGGGGCCGAAAATCCAGATGATCAGCGAAAGCAATGTCAGGCCGATCAGCGTCCAGAGCCACCGCGATGTCAGTACCGACCAGAGGAAGCGCAGGATGAACATCTGTCACAGCCTCTTTTCAACCAGCACTTCGACCCGGCGATTGAGCGCGCGGCCCTCGCGCGTGCCGTCGTCGGCAACGGGATCGGTGGCAGCACGTCCTTCGGAACGGACCCGCTCCCGCGGCACGCCGTTCCGGACCAGCATGTCGGCGATTGTTGCAGCGCGGGCCTCCGAAAGGCGCTGGTTGGTGGAAAGCGGGTTGGTTCGTTGCAGCGGGATGCCGTCGGTATGTCCGACTATTGTGACGTTGCCGATCAGTTCCTGGTTCTCGACGATCACCTTGGCGATCGCCTCGATGAGGGGCTGGAAGCCATCGGTTAGTTCGGCGCGTGAAGACTGGAACAGCTCCGGATTTGAAGCCTGGATGACGAGACGGGCAAGCGAGACGCTTTCAGCGCCCTTGAGTGCCGGGCGAAGGCCCTCGGGCGTGGCCGCGGCGAATTCCGGCAGCAGCGCGAAGTCGACCGTTTCGACCGGCGGTGCTTCCGCCTTGGGCGTGGTTCGCAGCACCTCGGCGCGGTCGGCCGGCGGAAGCGCACGGACGAGTGCCGAGAGCTGGACGGCCTGGTTG
The nucleotide sequence above comes from Aminobacter aminovorans. Encoded proteins:
- the tssM gene encoding type VI secretion system membrane subunit TssM; its protein translation is MFILRFLWSVLTSRWLWTLIGLTLLSLIIWIFGPIVAVGQSTPFASETVRMALIAGLVILWLIWLILAQRRAIRANRMFVAEIAAAPVEKPLTAGEQSVAAVGAKFQGLMDEMKRRKLGGRKLLRDMPWYVIVGPPATGKTTALRQSGLNFPIDLTDDIQGVGGTRNCDWFFAEHAVLIDTAGRYVQQESQPDVDAAEWLGFLDLLKKHRGRRALNGVIVAQSIDAFSEGDEAIKAHGRKIRRRLAELNERLEIRLPVYLMLTKADLIKGFEPFFGGLSTSAREQVWGTTFAPDARVDGKMVASEISLLATELERRLVPRLEDEDSLAARAEIFRFPAQVESLSEPIRLLVEQIFGESRYEDSAWLRGVYLTSATQEGAPIDRLTAALSSSFGLPPRRAMSSPRVEKRSFFLKNLLTEVIFREAGLGMFDPLAQRRRTWIWRGAAAASGAAVLLAGALFGLSYYDNRNAIAAQAGQLEALQAPLAPFAAAPAPVDAPDIDVALAAMDEVTNARTPPPSGIRDLVGPTASPELLRAQADSYNHALRNILEPRMVALLETTMWRQVRDPEFMLGALKTYRMMTGLSQMDADFAQSWWVNDLPEFAPVAPFPTPNAEEHQLAAIRRMTIDASYVAPDPALVAEALKSVCTISLPARAYKQLLADPAVSELKEWIPANFAGPNGSKVFARRSDKTMRVGLPGAFTYAGFHDVILDRLEDVAAQAALDRAVFAGGCEENSETSVSALSEDILKLYYEDFIAQWDSLLRDIRLAPLTDLNVASENLKDLSSADSALKRLVTAVVHETDLIRSDEEPAGDNKAASKGASKLLGKLGKVGKLAKAGAKLLPRAGSAAEVDMTGTLVAEHFKPLKSAVAEVDGQPPMLDAAVVALTALSNVLQTVTANPDPQDAIKKQGGLAELTGAVARQAQILPDPIDDWLGGIAGDTSGLTEKAVTSELNAIWRADILPFCQAALTNRYPFSPESAVDVNVRDFARLFGPGGLIDAFTNDHLISYVDTAKQPWTWRADMGLDSSALAAFEQARRIRDDLFPGGTGPLMSFTLEPKDLSPTVTRVTLNLDGQSLVYYNNATRPQPMTWPGKDGTGTISLAFQPIDGSPEVIVNETGSWAWLRLLTKGRFTATSLSDVYNLRLGAKSFYADFELKAASVENPYNLQMFKRFTCPQNI